Part of the Desulfohalovibrio reitneri genome is shown below.
CGCCGAGCCCGGTGCCGAGCACCACGCCCACGGCCCCGGCATCCGGCTTCCCAAGCCTTGAAATGATTATGCTGGCGGCATGCTGGACTTTATCGGGGGTTTGCATATACAAAACGACTTCGGTTGGGTCCACGCGGTTCAGGGGGATGACGTTGTGGACGGGTTGTCAGCCACCGTGCGTCGCTTGTCAAGCGCGCGTGCAGACGAAAGGCGAACTGCATGGATATCGCGACCCTACTCGGCCTCATCGTCGGCCTGACCATGGTCATCGGCGCCATCTTTCTGGGTGGCACCATCTCCACATTCATCAATATCCCCGGTATCATGATCGTCGTCGGCGGCACTCTGGCCGCCATCTCCGTGGCCTTTCCCTTCGAGGAGGTCATTCAGGCGTTCTACGCCGGGGTGAAGATCTTCGCCTCCCGCAAGGTCCGGCCCCGCGAGGTGGTGGACATCATGGTCAAGGTGGCGGAGATCTCCCGCCGCGAGGGCCTGCTGGCCTTGGAGAACATCCAGACGGAGAACGCGGTTCTCAAGAAGTCCTGCCAGCTCATCGCGGACAACGCCGACCCCTCCATGATCCGCGACACCCTGCGCATCGAGATCACCTCCATGAAAAGGCGGCACAAGGTCGGCCAGGACGTGTTCCGTGGGCTGGCTGCCTACTCGCCGTCCTTCGGCATGATCGGGACTCTCATCGGCCTGGTGCAGATGCTGTCAAGGCTGGACGACCCCAAGTCGCTCGGACCGGCCATGGCCGTGGCCCTGCTGACTACCTTCTATGGCTCCCTTATGGCCACGCTCATCTTCCTGCCCATCGCCGGCAAGCTCCACGCGCGCACCATGCAGGAAATCCTCCACCTTGAGATCATCTTCGAGGGCGCCAAGTCCATCCTGGAGAACAACAACCCGCGGCTGGTCTACGAGAAGCTGTCGTCATTCATCGCTCCACGGGAGCGCAAATATGAAAGATGAAGACGAAGAGCTCGGTCTGGAAATAGAGGAAGAGGAAGAGCCGCAAGGCAAGGCGGGCAACTGGCTTGTAACCTACGCGGACATGGTCACGCTGCTGCTGGCCTTCTTCGTGCTGCTTTTTTCCCTGTCGACGATCGACCAGACCGAGTTCACCGATTCCTTTACCGCCATTAAAAAGGCACTGACCGGAGAGGGAGCCGAGATCGCCACCTCGCGTATCACCTCGCGCGAGGCCTCCACTTTGGTGGAGCAGATCGAGTTGCGCCGTAGCATTGAGCAGGCGCAGCGGAAGGTGTACCAGGAAGTGAGGTATCTCCAGTCCACCAAGGGGCTGGAAGGCGTGGTTTCCGCCAAGCTCGACAAAGGAAAAATCACATTGCGTCTGCCCTCCGAGGTTCTGTTCGCTTCCGGCAGCGCCCAACTCCAGCCGCGAGGCAAGGAGGTGGTGGCCCGCCTGAAATCCTTTTTCATCAAACACGCCGACCAGACCATCAATATCAAGGGGTACACGGACGACGTTCCCCCGGGACCGGGGTCGCGGTTTCGAGACAACTGGGAGCTTTCCGCCATGCGGGCCGTCAACGTGTTGCGATTCCTGGTCTCACTCGGCATTTCGCCCAACCGCATGACGGCCACCGGCTTGGCGGACCTGGAGCCGCTGTTCCCCAACAACACGCCGCAGAACAGGTCCAAGAACCGGCGTGTGGAATTTGTCCTGGAGCGCATTGTCAGCTAGACTTAGTTTGCTTGACAAATGGCCGGGGGCGTTACAAAAGGCCTGTTTGCCGCACGGCCGGGGTTCGAGGAAACCTGTTCGAGCGGCTTCGAGAACGCTTGCGGACCGGTAGAGGGAAGAAACCGCCTGAAACGGGCGGAAATACAGATCGAGTCATCCGCCAGGGGAAGGGCTTCCCCCGGCTCTTCCTTTATCCGCGTCCGCCCGCCAAGGAGTAGGAACGCGTGAGCGCGAGAAAGCACAAGGTCCTGGTGGCCAACCGCGGCGAAATCGCCATCCGCATCATCAACGCCTGCCGCAAGCTGGGGTTGGAGTTCGTGTGCGTGTATACCGCGGAAGACCGGCATTCCGGCCATGTCACCCACGCCGTGAAACATGGCGGGGACAAGGCGGCCTACCAGGTGGCCTCTTATCATGACGCCAATGAGTTGCTGGCCGTGGCCGATCATTCAGGGGCCACCGCGGTGCATCCGGGATACGGCTTCTTCGCCGAGGACTTCCGCTTCGCCCGCAGAGTGGTGCGGCGCGATCGTCCCTTGTTGTGGATCGGTCCCTCCTGGCGGGTGATCCGCGAGTTGGGCGACAAGATCAACACCAAGCGTCTTGCCCGACGTATTGGCGTGCCCACGGTGCCCGGCTCCGACCGCCCCGTGTACGACGAGATGGAAGCCGAGGAGATCGCCGAGAGCCTCTTCGCCTTCCAGGCGGAGCAGGGCCTGGAGGACGCCGTGGTGCTGCTCAAGGCATCGGCCGGTGGCGGTGGCATGGGCATCGAGGAGATCGACCGCATGGACCTGTTCCGGTCGGTCTACCGGCGGCTGCGCAATTACGCCAAGCGGCAGTTCCACGACTCCGGCGTGCTCATCGAGCAACGCATCTTCGATTTCAATCACCTTGAGGTCCAGGTCCTGGGTGAGGCCACCGGCCAGCGCCACGTCCATTTCGGCACCCGCAACTGCTCGATTCAGTCCACCGGGCGGCAAAAGCGGGTCGAGGTGGCTCCGGGGTTCGCCCCGGACGAACTGGCCTACGCTTTCGACGCCGGTCGCGTACTGGAGGATATCACCCGCCACTCCCTGAACCTGGCGGCCGAAGTGGGGTACAACTCCGTGGGCACCTGGGAGTGGATCGTCACCCCCAAGGGCGAGCCCTTCCTCATGGAGGTCAATACCCGCATCCAGGTGGAGAACGGCATCTCCGGAGCCATCTCCGCCATCAAGGGCGAGGGCCCGGTGGACCTCATCAAGGAACAGGTCCGGGTGGCCCTGGGCGAACCGCTGGGATACGGCCAGGAGGACATCGGCTTCAACGGGGTGAGCATCGAGTACCGCCTCATTGCCGAGGACCCGGACAACCGCTTCACCCCTTGGGTCGGGACCATCAACCGCTTTGACTGGCGCGACGCCCCCTGGCTGTCCGTCCTGACCCACGTGCCCCGTGACAGGGAGTACGTCATCCCCACGGAGTTCGACCCCAACCTGGCCCTGGCCATCGTGCGGGGCGACGACCTGGAGCAGGCCAAGAAGCGAGGCCGCGAGTTCCTCGACAGCCTCGTGCTCGAGGGCCGGGACGAATCAGGCGGAAGCCTGCGCTCCAACGTCGCTTTTCTGCGCGAAAAGACGGAACACCTGTTGGAATTCTAGCGAGCCGATCCATGGAACTGGATATACGCGTACGCAAGCTCCAGGAGCGCCTGGACTACATCCGCGACATCTTCGCGGGCAAGAAAAGTGACAACATCAAGGTCCTTGAGGCGCGCCTCAAGGAATACGTCGAATCCCCGGCGGAGCACTCCGTTTCCGAACAGGTCCGCAAGCTGGCCCAGCTTGAGGAGATGTTCGACTACCTGGAGACCAAGCTGGACGAGGAGCTGACGCCCATGGACAGGGTGCGCATCGTCCGGCATCCCCAGCGCATCTGCCTCAAGGACATTCTCGAAAACGTCTACGACAACTACACCGAGATCGGCGGGCAGGACGAATATTCCATTGACCCCTCCATGCTCATCGCCCGCGCCTACGTCACAAGGCGGGTGGGGAAGAAAGTCATCAACCAGCCTGTCATGGTCATCGGGCAGGAGAAGGGGCACGGCCAGGAGTTCCGCAACGGCGGCTCGGTCAAGCCCTGGGGCAACGCCAAGGCGCTGCACTACATGAAGGTCGCCGAGATCGAGAACATCCCCATCCACAGCTACATTTTCACTCCCGGGTCCTATCCCATCGAGGACTACCCCGGCGCGGCCCAGCAGATCGCCCGCAACCTCTATGAGATGTCAAAGCTGCGAGTGCCTGTGGTAGCCGTGATTTCCGAGGGCGGCTCGGGCGGCGCGGAGGCCATCGGCATGGCCGACACCAGGCTGATGCTCTCCCACGGCTACTACTCGGTCATCTCTCCCGAAGGCGCGGCGGCCATTGAGGCCAAGACCCGCCAGGGGCAACGCGTGCCGCCGGAACTCATCGAAAAGTGCGCCCGCCAGCTGAAGATAACGGCTCGCGACAACAAGGAAATGGGCTACGTAGACCGGGTCATCGGGGAGCCGCCGCTGGGAGCCCGGGCAGATCACTACGACTTTTACAAGACCCTCCGCGCCGAGATGATCCAGGCCACGAACCAGGTGGTGCTGCGCGTCAAGGGAATGAAGTTCTTCCGTTCCATGGCGCTGAAGCGGCGTTCCGGCCGCGACCCAGAGTCGGACGCCGTTTTCGTGCGCTGGACGCTCTCCTCCCGGGCCAGGGACAATCTGGTGGACAAACGCCATCAGCGCTTCCGCCGCATGGCCCAGGAAGCCTTTCAAGACAAGGGCGGCGTCTGGCAGAAGGTCTACGCCAAGGGGCAGCAGCTCTCCTGGTCGATCAACTCCTATTTCCGCTACGAATTCCTGGGCAAGCGGCGCAAAAAACTGGCCCGCA
Proteins encoded:
- a CDS encoding motility protein A; translation: MDIATLLGLIVGLTMVIGAIFLGGTISTFINIPGIMIVVGGTLAAISVAFPFEEVIQAFYAGVKIFASRKVRPREVVDIMVKVAEISRREGLLALENIQTENAVLKKSCQLIADNADPSMIRDTLRIEITSMKRRHKVGQDVFRGLAAYSPSFGMIGTLIGLVQMLSRLDDPKSLGPAMAVALLTTFYGSLMATLIFLPIAGKLHARTMQEILHLEIIFEGAKSILENNNPRLVYEKLSSFIAPRERKYER
- a CDS encoding OmpA/MotB family protein is translated as MKDEDEELGLEIEEEEEPQGKAGNWLVTYADMVTLLLAFFVLLFSLSTIDQTEFTDSFTAIKKALTGEGAEIATSRITSREASTLVEQIELRRSIEQAQRKVYQEVRYLQSTKGLEGVVSAKLDKGKITLRLPSEVLFASGSAQLQPRGKEVVARLKSFFIKHADQTINIKGYTDDVPPGPGSRFRDNWELSAMRAVNVLRFLVSLGISPNRMTATGLADLEPLFPNNTPQNRSKNRRVEFVLERIVS
- a CDS encoding biotin carboxylase N-terminal domain-containing protein — its product is MSARKHKVLVANRGEIAIRIINACRKLGLEFVCVYTAEDRHSGHVTHAVKHGGDKAAYQVASYHDANELLAVADHSGATAVHPGYGFFAEDFRFARRVVRRDRPLLWIGPSWRVIRELGDKINTKRLARRIGVPTVPGSDRPVYDEMEAEEIAESLFAFQAEQGLEDAVVLLKASAGGGGMGIEEIDRMDLFRSVYRRLRNYAKRQFHDSGVLIEQRIFDFNHLEVQVLGEATGQRHVHFGTRNCSIQSTGRQKRVEVAPGFAPDELAYAFDAGRVLEDITRHSLNLAAEVGYNSVGTWEWIVTPKGEPFLMEVNTRIQVENGISGAISAIKGEGPVDLIKEQVRVALGEPLGYGQEDIGFNGVSIEYRLIAEDPDNRFTPWVGTINRFDWRDAPWLSVLTHVPRDREYVIPTEFDPNLALAIVRGDDLEQAKKRGREFLDSLVLEGRDESGGSLRSNVAFLREKTEHLLEF
- a CDS encoding carboxyl transferase domain-containing protein, yielding MELDIRVRKLQERLDYIRDIFAGKKSDNIKVLEARLKEYVESPAEHSVSEQVRKLAQLEEMFDYLETKLDEELTPMDRVRIVRHPQRICLKDILENVYDNYTEIGGQDEYSIDPSMLIARAYVTRRVGKKVINQPVMVIGQEKGHGQEFRNGGSVKPWGNAKALHYMKVAEIENIPIHSYIFTPGSYPIEDYPGAAQQIARNLYEMSKLRVPVVAVISEGGSGGAEAIGMADTRLMLSHGYYSVISPEGAAAIEAKTRQGQRVPPELIEKCARQLKITARDNKEMGYVDRVIGEPPLGARADHYDFYKTLRAEMIQATNQVVLRVKGMKFFRSMALKRRSGRDPESDAVFVRWTLSSRARDNLVDKRHQRFRRMAQEAFQDKGGVWQKVYAKGQQLSWSINSYFRYEFLGKRRKKLARMWEEVEAELILVRDKIGRPFKGLSRWLGNETENGLDPETQKNLTQLSTWEDEESRAKGKWAYASPRSKEDRTVTCPKAQESGCLDLWAPDLFGEYAGVCGYCGHHFPMEYQWYLYNLFDEGSVFEFNGHLESGNPLGYEGLDQKIEQAKNKTGLKSACMTFEARIEGVALVVAMLAAPFRGGSVGAAEGEKFIRAVERAKKKHYPLLAYVHGTAGIRIQEGTNGVIQMPRCTQAVQRYIEDGGLYLVLYDTNSYAGPVASFLGCSPYQFSIRSANIGFAGPGVIKETTGVDIPPDYHQAHQALSRGHIQGIWDRREARKNLYQALLTMGGRNLYFR